A genomic region of Paralichthys olivaceus isolate ysfri-2021 chromosome 18, ASM2471397v2, whole genome shotgun sequence contains the following coding sequences:
- the LOC109626564 gene encoding calcium/calmodulin-dependent protein kinase kinase 1 isoform X2, which produces MFPCQVTPWPSAESPASCGSHAPQAQPSQPLPDLLCSCPAPPLNTHSQTPSPDPMESLIVVTEYEPSRLSGATGEDEEVEDMDSSETPEPASSVAAPFPTSSCDLLSHTVCRSASLLPESQEQRGRLNMSDRKLSLQERSQTAASPCSSPGLNGRYIYPSLPYSPITSPHSSPRFPRRPTVESHSVSITDLQDCVQLNQYKLKDEIGKGSYGVVKLAYNEDNNTYYAMKVLSKKRLMRQAGFPRRPPPRGPKEAPEGPPHLKGPLERVYQEIAILKKLDHSNVVKLVEVLDDPSEDHLYMVFELVKQGAVMEVPTDKPFSEDQARFYFQDLLRGIEYLHYQRIIHRDVKPSNLLVGEDGHIKIADFGVSNQFEGADALLTSTVGTPAFLAPEALSETRKNFSGKALDVWAMGVTLYCFVFGVCPFMDERILSLHQKIKTQPVVLPEHADISDDLKDLLLKMLDKNPETRISVTQIKVHPWVTRHGAEPLPPEDDNCCMLIEVTEEEVENSVKHIPSLATVILVRTMLRKRSFGNPFDWGRKEERGSLCAPGQVLMKQESGDGMRSMDLPLVGEDEALS; this is translated from the exons ATGTTTCCTTGTCAAGTAACCCCCTGGCCCTCTGCTGAGTCACCGGCCTCCTGCGGCAGTCATGCTCCCCAAGCGCAGCCCTCACAACCCCTCCCTGACCTGCTGTGCAGCTGTCCCGCTCCACCTTTGAACACCCACTCTCAGACGCCGTCGCCGGACCCCATGGAGTCCCTCATCGTGGTCACGGAGTATGAACCCAGCAGGCTGTCCGGTGCGACTGGGGAGGACGAGGAG GTAGAAGATATGGACAGTTCTGAGACGCCCGAGCCAGCGTCCTCGGTGGCAGCACCCTTCCCAACCTCATCCTGCGACCTGCTGTCCCACACAGTTTGCCGGTCGGCGTCTCTGCTCCCCGAGAGCCAAGAGCAAAGGGGAAGACTGAACATGTCAGACAGGAAACTATCTCTGCAGGAGCGCTCGCAAACCGCGGCATCGCCCTGCAGCTCACCGGGACTCAACGGGCGCTACATTTACCCATCATTACCGTACTCACCCATCACATCACCCCACTCTTCCCCGCGGTTTCCCCGCCGACCGACTGTGGAGTCCCACAGTGTTTCCATCACAGACCTCCAG GACTGTGTTCAACTTAACCAGTACAAGCTGAAGGACGAGATTGGAAAG GGCTCCTATGGTGTTGTCAAGCTGGCGTACAATGAGGACAACAACACATATTAT GCGATGAAGGTGTTGTCCAAGAAGAGGCTGATGAGGCAGGCAGGTTTCCCAC GAAGACCTCCCCCTCGTGGACCCAAAGAAGCCCCTGAGGGCCCCCCTCATCTTAAAGGACCCCTGGAGCGGGTCTATCAAGAGATTGCCATCCTGAAAAAGCTAGACCATTCCAATGTAGTAAAACTAGTGGAG GTTTTGGACGACCCCAGCGAGGACCATCTGTACATGG TGTTTGAGCTGGTGAAGCAAGG GGCTGTGATGGAGGTACCGACCGATAAACCTTTCAGCGAGGACCAGGCACGCTTTTACTTCCAGGATCTGCTCAGGGGAATTGAGTATT TACATTACCAGAGGATCATCCACAGAGACGTCAAACCCTCCAACCTGTTGGTGGGTGAAGACGGACACATCAAGATAGCAGACTTTGGAGTCAGTAACCAGTTTGAGGGAGCCGACGCTCTTCTGACCAGCACAGTGGGAACCCCTGCGTTCCTGGCTCCTGAGGCTCTTTCAGAGACCAGGAAGAACTTCTCTGGAAAG GCTTTGGATGTGTGGGCCATGGGAGTGACGCTCTATTGTTTCGTCTTTGGAGTG TGTCCTTTTATGGATGAGCGCATCCTCAGTCTTCATCAGAAAATCAAGACACAACCTGTGGTGTTACCTGAACA TGCCGACATATCAGATGATCTCAAAGATTTGTTGCTGAAAATGTTGGACAAGAATCCAGAGACCAGGATATCAGTCACACAGATTAAG GTGCACCCATGGGTAACGAGGCACGGTGCGGAGCCGCTACCTCCAGAGGATGACAACTGCTGTATGCTGATCGAGGTGAccgaggaggaggtggagaattCTGTCAAACACATCCCCAGCCTGGCTACCGTG ATCCTGGTGAGAACTATGCTGAGGAAGCGTTCTTTTGGGAACCCCTTCGACTGGGGCCGCAAAGAGGAGCGCGGCAGCTTGTGTGCTCCAGGGCAAGTGCTCAT GAAGCAGGAGAGTGGTGATGGCATGAGGAGTATGGACCTGCCCTTGGTGGGAGAAGATGAGGCTCTCTCCTGA
- the LOC109626564 gene encoding calcium/calmodulin-dependent protein kinase kinase 2 isoform X1, with the protein MFPCQVTPWPSAESPASCGSHAPQAQPSQPLPDLLCSCPAPPLNTHSQTPSPDPMESLIVVTEYEPSRLSGATGEDEEVEDMDSSETPEPASSVAAPFPTSSCDLLSHTVCRSASLLPESQEQRGRLNMSDRKLSLQERSQTAASPCSSPGLNGRYIYPSLPYSPITSPHSSPRFPRRPTVESHSVSITDLQDCVQLNQYKLKDEIGKGSYGVVKLAYNEDNNTYYAMKVLSKKRLMRQAGFPRRPPPRGPKEAPEGPPHLKGPLERVYQEIAILKKLDHSNVVKLVEVLDDPSEDHLYMVFELVKQGAVMEVPTDKPFSEDQARFYFQDLLRGIEYLHYQRIIHRDVKPSNLLVGEDGHIKIADFGVSNQFEGADALLTSTVGTPAFLAPEALSETRKNFSGKALDVWAMGVTLYCFVFGVCPFMDERILSLHQKIKTQPVVLPEHADISDDLKDLLLKMLDKNPETRISVTQIKVHPWVTRHGAEPLPPEDDNCCMLIEVTEEEVENSVKHIPSLATVILVRTMLRKRSFGNPFDWGRKEERGSLCAPGQVLMKGRAGKGRYCYIHCKQRRKQESGDGMRSMDLPLVGEDEALS; encoded by the exons ATGTTTCCTTGTCAAGTAACCCCCTGGCCCTCTGCTGAGTCACCGGCCTCCTGCGGCAGTCATGCTCCCCAAGCGCAGCCCTCACAACCCCTCCCTGACCTGCTGTGCAGCTGTCCCGCTCCACCTTTGAACACCCACTCTCAGACGCCGTCGCCGGACCCCATGGAGTCCCTCATCGTGGTCACGGAGTATGAACCCAGCAGGCTGTCCGGTGCGACTGGGGAGGACGAGGAG GTAGAAGATATGGACAGTTCTGAGACGCCCGAGCCAGCGTCCTCGGTGGCAGCACCCTTCCCAACCTCATCCTGCGACCTGCTGTCCCACACAGTTTGCCGGTCGGCGTCTCTGCTCCCCGAGAGCCAAGAGCAAAGGGGAAGACTGAACATGTCAGACAGGAAACTATCTCTGCAGGAGCGCTCGCAAACCGCGGCATCGCCCTGCAGCTCACCGGGACTCAACGGGCGCTACATTTACCCATCATTACCGTACTCACCCATCACATCACCCCACTCTTCCCCGCGGTTTCCCCGCCGACCGACTGTGGAGTCCCACAGTGTTTCCATCACAGACCTCCAG GACTGTGTTCAACTTAACCAGTACAAGCTGAAGGACGAGATTGGAAAG GGCTCCTATGGTGTTGTCAAGCTGGCGTACAATGAGGACAACAACACATATTAT GCGATGAAGGTGTTGTCCAAGAAGAGGCTGATGAGGCAGGCAGGTTTCCCAC GAAGACCTCCCCCTCGTGGACCCAAAGAAGCCCCTGAGGGCCCCCCTCATCTTAAAGGACCCCTGGAGCGGGTCTATCAAGAGATTGCCATCCTGAAAAAGCTAGACCATTCCAATGTAGTAAAACTAGTGGAG GTTTTGGACGACCCCAGCGAGGACCATCTGTACATGG TGTTTGAGCTGGTGAAGCAAGG GGCTGTGATGGAGGTACCGACCGATAAACCTTTCAGCGAGGACCAGGCACGCTTTTACTTCCAGGATCTGCTCAGGGGAATTGAGTATT TACATTACCAGAGGATCATCCACAGAGACGTCAAACCCTCCAACCTGTTGGTGGGTGAAGACGGACACATCAAGATAGCAGACTTTGGAGTCAGTAACCAGTTTGAGGGAGCCGACGCTCTTCTGACCAGCACAGTGGGAACCCCTGCGTTCCTGGCTCCTGAGGCTCTTTCAGAGACCAGGAAGAACTTCTCTGGAAAG GCTTTGGATGTGTGGGCCATGGGAGTGACGCTCTATTGTTTCGTCTTTGGAGTG TGTCCTTTTATGGATGAGCGCATCCTCAGTCTTCATCAGAAAATCAAGACACAACCTGTGGTGTTACCTGAACA TGCCGACATATCAGATGATCTCAAAGATTTGTTGCTGAAAATGTTGGACAAGAATCCAGAGACCAGGATATCAGTCACACAGATTAAG GTGCACCCATGGGTAACGAGGCACGGTGCGGAGCCGCTACCTCCAGAGGATGACAACTGCTGTATGCTGATCGAGGTGAccgaggaggaggtggagaattCTGTCAAACACATCCCCAGCCTGGCTACCGTG ATCCTGGTGAGAACTATGCTGAGGAAGCGTTCTTTTGGGAACCCCTTCGACTGGGGCCGCAAAGAGGAGCGCGGCAGCTTGTGTGCTCCAGGGCAAGTGCTCAT GAAAGGCAGAGCAGGCAAAGGGAGATACTGCTACatacactgtaaacaaagaaG GAAGCAGGAGAGTGGTGATGGCATGAGGAGTATGGACCTGCCCTTGGTGGGAGAAGATGAGGCTCTCTCCTGA